A portion of the Heliangelus exortis chromosome 28, bHelExo1.hap1, whole genome shotgun sequence genome contains these proteins:
- the NDUFA11 gene encoding NADH dehydrogenase [ubiquinone] 1 alpha subcomplex subunit 11 produces the protein MAAGRGLALARGRRIRGQCPCGAMAGYWDGPEGQECPQRTWLTTRVGAAAGLVGAAYRIILLQPNSAVTALQMAATDSVTMATLGAVFGATTCLSAQIQEKPDDPLNYFIGGCATGAVLGARARSYMTGTTACLGFGITAALMKIGNQEGWRLTGPPKL, from the exons atggcggcggggcggggcctgGCTCTCGCGAGAGGGAGGAGGATCCGCGGGCAGTGCCCTTGCGGTGCCATGGCGGGGTACTGGGACGGGCCCGAGGGACAGGAGTGTCCGCAAAGGACGTGGCTGACCACGCGTGTGGGAGCCGCCGCGG GGCTGGTCGGCGCGGCCTATCGCATCATCCTGCTCCAGCCCAACTCCGCCGTCACCGCCTTGCAGATGGCAGCCACGGACAGCGTCACCATGG CTACACTAGGAGCTGTCTTTGGGGCAACAACCTGCCTCAGTGCCCAAATCCAAGAGAAACCAGATGATCCCTTGAACTATTTCATAGGAGGCTGTGCAACAGGAGCTGTCTTAGGTGCAAGAG CTCGCAGTTACATGACTGGCACCACTGCATGTTTGGGGTTTGGAATTACTGCTGCTCTGATGAAGATAGGTAACCAGGAGGGCTGGAGGCTGACAGGACCTCCCAAGCTCTGA